A section of the Desulfomonile tiedjei genome encodes:
- the sat gene encoding sulfate adenylyltransferase has protein sequence MAEIGHGKKEIVERIMGPAEAKEAIKGLVEIPIRSQIANEVIGITYGFFTPLEGFMGKADVDGVCKNMKLANGVVWSIPIVFDLSADEVAKYGVKAGSKVLLTYNNNPMAIMEVQEVYDYDKKAMCQAVYGTDDPKHPGCSRTYSYKDKFVAGKVTLVNRPKINPPYDPYFIPPLEMRKKFKEKGWERIVAHQTRNVPHTGHEWLMKGAWFQAYAELPIEKPLVGVLVNAIIGEKRKGDYIDEAIILTQDELRKSGYFGDHNHLTSLTFWDMRYAGPREAVFHAALRTNLGLTHHMYGRDHAGVGTYYGAYDAHHLLATIQDELDIVPVYSMNWLFCPHCGEITSEGLCNHKKEWQKFSGTVIRSIVQDGVKPPRLIYRPEVFDVMMECGEKYGFGSPFVGDDYLAKRIPVFEIPPMK, from the coding sequence ATGGCGGAAATAGGACACGGCAAGAAAGAAATTGTCGAGCGGATTATGGGGCCTGCTGAGGCCAAAGAGGCGATTAAGGGTCTCGTGGAAATTCCGATCCGGAGCCAGATCGCGAATGAGGTAATCGGAATAACCTATGGTTTCTTCACACCGCTTGAAGGATTCATGGGCAAGGCCGACGTGGACGGCGTGTGCAAGAACATGAAGCTGGCCAATGGGGTTGTGTGGAGCATTCCCATTGTGTTCGACTTGTCAGCCGATGAAGTCGCCAAGTACGGCGTAAAGGCGGGTAGCAAGGTGCTGCTTACCTACAACAACAACCCAATGGCCATCATGGAAGTCCAGGAAGTTTACGACTACGACAAGAAGGCCATGTGCCAGGCAGTTTACGGCACGGACGACCCGAAGCACCCAGGATGTTCCCGTACTTACAGTTACAAGGACAAATTCGTCGCGGGCAAGGTAACCCTTGTCAATCGACCGAAGATCAACCCGCCTTACGATCCTTATTTCATTCCCCCTCTGGAGATGAGAAAGAAGTTTAAGGAAAAGGGCTGGGAGCGAATTGTGGCGCACCAGACCAGGAATGTGCCGCACACAGGCCACGAGTGGCTCATGAAAGGGGCTTGGTTCCAGGCGTATGCCGAGCTACCGATTGAAAAGCCGCTGGTTGGTGTCCTGGTAAACGCAATAATAGGCGAGAAACGCAAAGGCGACTACATTGACGAAGCCATTATTCTGACCCAGGACGAGTTGAGGAAGTCCGGCTATTTCGGTGATCACAACCACCTGACGTCCCTTACCTTCTGGGATATGCGTTACGCAGGGCCGAGAGAGGCCGTATTCCATGCGGCTTTGAGGACCAACCTGGGACTGACTCACCACATGTACGGCAGGGACCACGCGGGTGTGGGAACATACTACGGCGCGTACGATGCCCACCACCTTCTGGCTACAATCCAAGACGAACTGGACATCGTCCCCGTTTATTCCATGAACTGGCTTTTCTGCCCCCATTGCGGTGAAATCACATCGGAGGGGCTCTGCAACCACAAAAAGGAATGGCAGAAGTTCAGCGGGACAGTTATCAGAAGTATAGTCCAGGACGGTGTCAAGCCGCCGCGCCTCATTTACAGACCTGAGGTCTTTGACGTCATGATGGAATGCGGAGAGAAATACGGCTTTGGCTCACCGTTTGTGGGGGACGATTACCTCGCGAAAAGAATCCCCGTCTTCGAAATTCCGCCGATGAAGTAG
- a CDS encoding aminotransferase class I/II-fold pyridoxal phosphate-dependent enzyme, with protein sequence MVDLFEKCFSYNRDTEAMAISLGIYPFFKAISGLNGTHVIVDGRDTIMAGSNNYLGLTTHPKVKAAALKALEEYGTSCSGSRFANGTLDLHEKLEASLARFMGKEAAQVFSTGFITNQGAIAPLVGRSDTVIIDRLVHASIVDGVRLGFGKVGRFRHSDIESLRRNLEACPENHGKLVIVDGVYSMDGDIAPLPEIVAVTKEFGARLMVDDAHGIGVLGSNGRGTLEHFGVTDEVDLVMGTFSKSFASLGGFIAGDARVIHYIKHHSRALIFSAAMPPSAIAAVQAALEVIETEPEIRERLWENTRFFADSIASLGFETGHTQTPIIPIIIGDDIRTAFFWKRLLDYGVFTNCVVAPGVPEGQQRIRMCCMATHTRDELEKVAEACARVGKEMGIIH encoded by the coding sequence ATGGTGGATCTTTTCGAAAAGTGTTTTTCCTACAATCGTGACACAGAGGCTATGGCTATTTCTCTGGGAATCTACCCGTTCTTCAAAGCCATATCCGGATTAAACGGCACCCACGTCATCGTGGACGGGCGTGACACGATAATGGCAGGATCGAATAACTACTTGGGACTAACCACCCATCCTAAGGTGAAAGCGGCTGCGTTGAAGGCGCTTGAAGAATACGGGACCAGTTGTTCCGGATCCCGTTTCGCCAATGGTACACTCGATCTTCACGAAAAGCTGGAGGCTTCCCTGGCCCGCTTCATGGGAAAGGAGGCGGCACAGGTATTTTCCACCGGCTTCATTACCAATCAGGGAGCTATCGCCCCACTCGTCGGTCGCAGTGACACAGTCATAATCGATCGGCTCGTTCACGCGAGCATCGTCGATGGGGTCCGATTGGGCTTCGGCAAAGTCGGTAGATTCCGGCACAGTGACATTGAATCTCTTCGGAGAAACTTGGAAGCCTGTCCGGAAAATCATGGGAAACTGGTTATTGTTGACGGTGTTTACAGCATGGACGGGGATATCGCTCCACTCCCCGAGATTGTGGCAGTCACGAAGGAATTTGGGGCGCGGCTGATGGTGGACGACGCCCATGGGATAGGTGTCCTGGGAAGTAATGGCAGGGGAACGCTGGAACATTTCGGGGTGACGGACGAGGTGGATCTAGTGATGGGAACATTCAGCAAATCGTTCGCCTCCCTGGGGGGATTCATAGCCGGAGACGCACGCGTTATTCATTATATCAAACATCATTCCCGCGCCTTGATCTTTTCTGCCGCCATGCCGCCATCGGCAATCGCTGCGGTGCAGGCCGCGTTGGAGGTCATTGAGACGGAACCTGAAATTCGCGAACGCCTTTGGGAGAACACTCGTTTCTTTGCAGACAGCATAGCGTCTCTCGGCTTCGAAACAGGCCACACTCAGACGCCAATAATTCCCATAATCATAGGCGACGACATTCGAACCGCCTTTTTCTGGAAACGTCTTCTAGACTACGGCGTCTTCACGAACTGCGTGGTGGCTCCTGGAGTTCCCGAGGGGCAGCAAAGGATAAGAATGTGTTGCATGGCTACTCACACGCGTGACGAGCTGGAGAAGGTAGCTGAGGCTTGTGCGCGTGTCGGAAAGGAAATGGGCATAATCCATTGA
- a CDS encoding L,D-transpeptidase family protein, which produces MKLNIRLFTLSKGPAPERPGSGSSFLRPLTWLFPVLFLCFLQAAWAETNSRTTNGAKIVILKEEQLLQLYINGNPVKSYRVCLGINPSGPKRVMGDQKTPEGEYVICYKSESSRFHRFLGLSYPSAGDAQASFENGLISLDELHSLINTIRDEKAPPWDSKLGGWVGIHGYPTNGNQRRWISLLYPKPHNWTDGCIAMWNFEIDELYSRVSVGTPVSIRP; this is translated from the coding sequence ATGAAATTGAACATCAGGCTTTTCACCCTCTCAAAGGGACCCGCACCAGAGCGGCCAGGTAGTGGCTCCTCGTTTCTTCGGCCCTTAACCTGGCTATTTCCGGTTCTCTTTCTCTGTTTTCTCCAGGCCGCGTGGGCCGAGACCAATTCACGGACAACAAACGGCGCTAAGATCGTAATTCTTAAGGAAGAGCAGCTGCTTCAACTCTACATCAACGGCAACCCGGTCAAATCGTACAGGGTCTGCCTCGGTATCAATCCATCGGGTCCCAAGAGGGTGATGGGTGACCAAAAAACCCCCGAAGGCGAGTACGTGATTTGTTACAAGAGCGAATCCAGCCGCTTTCATCGTTTTCTGGGGCTCAGTTATCCGAGCGCGGGAGATGCTCAGGCATCCTTTGAAAACGGCCTGATATCACTCGATGAATTGCATTCTTTGATCAACACCATTCGAGATGAAAAGGCCCCTCCCTGGGATTCAAAACTCGGGGGATGGGTGGGCATTCACGGGTACCCGACAAATGGTAATCAGCGCAGATGGATCTCGCTGCTGTACCCCAAACCGCATAATTGGACGGACGGCTGTATAGCAATGTGGAACTTTGAAATAGATGAGCTGTATTCGCGCGTTTCAGTCGGAACCCCGGTTTCCATCCGCCCTTGA
- a CDS encoding lipid-binding SYLF domain-containing protein, producing MRIVPTFCVSLAAILFQPILCSGQSMEELDRRILDCNAVIQNVLEMPDRGIPKDLLQRCRGLAVFPGVLKVGVVVGVTLGNGLIVRRDENTAEWSRPAFVTIRGGSFGFQAGVQTVDLILLIMSDKGLENLLEDKITLGADVSVAAGPIGRDASAETNLRFDAGILSYSRAKGLFVGLALTGASLEPDLQANWAYHGKGVTVQDVLYEGKGALSDNARVLVRTLDNATK from the coding sequence ATGCGAATCGTTCCAACCTTTTGTGTGAGTCTTGCAGCCATACTTTTTCAGCCGATTTTGTGTTCCGGACAATCGATGGAGGAGCTGGACCGAAGAATCCTTGACTGCAACGCTGTGATACAAAACGTTTTGGAAATGCCCGATCGGGGGATACCCAAGGATCTGCTACAGCGTTGCAGGGGCCTGGCAGTTTTTCCGGGTGTCCTCAAGGTGGGCGTGGTTGTCGGAGTAACCTTGGGAAACGGCTTGATCGTGCGACGAGATGAAAATACTGCCGAATGGAGCCGGCCCGCGTTCGTCACAATTCGCGGGGGCAGTTTTGGATTTCAGGCAGGAGTTCAGACGGTAGATCTGATTCTTCTTATCATGAGCGACAAAGGCCTCGAAAACCTGCTGGAAGACAAGATCACTCTCGGAGCGGATGTGTCCGTCGCAGCGGGACCGATTGGCCGTGACGCTTCGGCTGAGACGAATCTTAGGTTTGATGCCGGAATACTCTCCTATTCCAGGGCCAAGGGTCTGTTTGTGGGGCTTGCTTTGACGGGTGCGTCCCTGGAACCGGACCTCCAGGCCAATTGGGCGTACCATGGCAAGGGCGTCACGGTTCAGGACGTTCTCTACGAGGGAAAGGGCGCGCTGTCCGATAATGCCCGAGTCCTGGTCCGGACACTTGACAACGCGACTAAGTGA
- a CDS encoding IMP cyclohydrolase gives MEDIKKKYKTIMDDHFPDTIKISFDEQTLVYKKRAWKIPDESGNLVEKGLRYGENPGQEAALYQLVDGNLTLGGCKFISPGRGLVSSLTEAEMIQSGKHPSKTNFTDVDNALNILKFIHKSPACAIMKHNNPSGVAISDSITEAYRRANMADRIAAFGGAAVFNRPVDKASAESIAENYLEVVAAPDYEAGAVEVLKSRKNLRILAIPRMDRLEDYLAVRFVEFKSLMDGGIVVQQSPINAIRSPEDLMPAKAIYQGREYIVERSPTRRELEDMVFGWAVEQGVTSNSVIYVKDGCTVGIGTGEQDRVGVAELAVIKAYVKYRDRLCFERFQVPFNLMQDARIAQELDNEVREHKAGLIGSVMVSDAFFPFRDGVEVGIREGVSAIVQPGGSDRDFESIEACNEADPKVAMMFTGQRAFKH, from the coding sequence ATGGAAGACATAAAGAAGAAATACAAGACCATCATGGATGATCACTTCCCTGACACCATCAAAATCAGTTTCGATGAGCAGACACTTGTGTACAAAAAGAGAGCCTGGAAAATCCCTGATGAATCGGGAAATCTGGTAGAAAAAGGCCTCCGGTACGGCGAGAACCCCGGGCAAGAAGCGGCCCTGTACCAACTCGTGGACGGCAACCTCACTCTGGGCGGATGCAAATTCATTTCACCGGGCCGCGGGCTTGTAAGTTCGCTTACGGAAGCCGAAATGATCCAGTCCGGAAAGCATCCGAGCAAGACCAATTTCACCGACGTAGACAACGCCTTGAATATACTTAAATTTATTCATAAGTCCCCTGCCTGTGCCATAATGAAACACAATAATCCTTCGGGTGTGGCAATTAGTGACAGCATCACCGAAGCATATCGGCGAGCTAACATGGCGGACCGTATTGCGGCTTTTGGTGGAGCCGCGGTCTTTAATCGTCCGGTTGATAAGGCTAGCGCGGAATCGATCGCGGAAAATTATCTGGAAGTGGTGGCAGCGCCGGATTACGAAGCGGGGGCGGTCGAGGTCCTCAAGAGCCGTAAGAACCTCCGTATTCTGGCGATTCCACGCATGGACCGCCTCGAGGATTACCTTGCAGTCCGCTTCGTGGAGTTCAAGTCGCTCATGGACGGCGGAATCGTAGTGCAACAGTCTCCGATCAATGCGATCCGATCGCCGGAAGACCTCATGCCTGCCAAGGCAATCTATCAAGGCCGTGAGTACATCGTGGAACGTTCCCCTACGAGGCGGGAGCTTGAGGACATGGTCTTCGGTTGGGCGGTTGAACAGGGCGTGACATCTAATTCGGTCATTTACGTCAAGGACGGATGCACCGTTGGGATAGGTACCGGCGAACAGGACAGAGTTGGAGTGGCGGAGCTGGCAGTGATTAAGGCTTACGTGAAGTATAGAGACCGGCTTTGTTTTGAACGTTTCCAGGTCCCCTTCAACTTGATGCAGGATGCCCGGATTGCGCAAGAGCTGGATAACGAGGTGCGGGAACATAAGGCAGGCTTGATAGGCTCCGTCATGGTCTCTGACGCGTTTTTCCCATTTCGAGACGGCGTGGAAGTAGGCATCAGAGAAGGCGTCTCCGCTATAGTCCAGCCCGGAGGGTCGGATCGGGATTTCGAATCTATAGAGGCCTGCAACGAAGCTGACCCGAAGGTGGCTATGATGTTCACCGGCCAGAGGGCTTTCAAGCATTGA
- a CDS encoding tetratricopeptide repeat protein — protein MKKPRSLIPFVAIFVAGFLAGVVFSAWKLESFGDRTVSPVSDRGPQQSGQSDLQARIEAIERMLAVNPKQVDALIQLGNDYFDLGNHDKAIVAYQKALLINPMNADVLTDLGISYRRSGKAQHAAKAFRKAHEVDPNHTVSLFNLGIVLRDDLKDPAEALKAWEEFLKQAPDSPHAVMVRPWVKQLQEKLGQASETTGSGSKQ, from the coding sequence GTGAAGAAGCCTCGATCGTTGATACCCTTTGTGGCCATATTTGTTGCAGGGTTTCTGGCGGGGGTGGTTTTCTCTGCGTGGAAACTCGAATCCTTCGGCGATCGCACAGTGTCCCCAGTGTCTGATCGTGGCCCCCAACAGAGCGGCCAGAGTGATTTGCAGGCCAGAATTGAAGCCATAGAGCGGATGCTGGCGGTCAACCCGAAGCAAGTTGATGCGCTCATTCAACTGGGAAACGACTATTTTGACCTGGGGAATCATGACAAGGCCATCGTGGCCTATCAGAAGGCCCTGCTGATAAACCCCATGAATGCCGATGTACTAACAGACCTGGGGATCAGCTATCGCCGCAGCGGCAAGGCCCAGCACGCGGCCAAAGCCTTCCGAAAGGCGCACGAAGTAGACCCTAACCACACAGTGAGCCTGTTCAACCTGGGCATAGTCCTGAGAGACGATCTTAAAGATCCGGCTGAAGCCCTCAAGGCCTGGGAGGAATTCCTGAAACAAGCCCCGGATTCACCCCATGCAGTCATGGTCCGACCTTGGGTCAAACAACTCCAGGAAAAACTCGGCCAAGCAAGCGAAACAACCGGCAGCGGCAGCAAACAGTAG
- a CDS encoding DUF3786 domain-containing protein codes for MTDLPPDEYTMWVERERQGKNLEELEKHHKELLERVKRIDPLTIVEMTDAIYKGDGTPRVMVSFLHSWFVLDLLPYRIRAGHPEVDTLAMKVLVLQHFIAAAENQGTAVRVMGQWIDCRSLRYGAVMGAHFLKTTTEILGQFFARGEDQRIAKVLQWGGKPIELGDYGYIFKFFPRLPVALIHWEGDDEFPAYSKILYDVSASNYMPTHGLAALTDFLLHKLAEP; via the coding sequence ATGACCGATCTGCCTCCCGATGAATACACAATGTGGGTGGAACGCGAAAGACAAGGCAAGAACCTGGAAGAACTGGAAAAACACCACAAGGAACTTCTGGAGCGCGTTAAGAGAATAGACCCACTCACCATTGTCGAAATGACCGACGCTATCTACAAGGGAGACGGGACTCCACGGGTAATGGTCTCCTTTCTGCACAGTTGGTTCGTTCTGGATCTGCTCCCGTACCGCATCCGAGCAGGCCACCCTGAAGTGGATACCTTGGCAATGAAGGTGCTGGTCTTGCAGCACTTCATTGCAGCCGCAGAAAACCAAGGTACCGCAGTGAGAGTCATGGGCCAGTGGATCGACTGTCGTTCCCTGCGCTACGGCGCTGTGATGGGCGCGCATTTCCTGAAAACCACCACCGAGATCCTGGGACAGTTTTTCGCTCGGGGCGAGGATCAGCGCATTGCCAAAGTGCTACAGTGGGGTGGTAAACCAATAGAGTTAGGTGACTACGGCTATATCTTCAAGTTCTTTCCTAGATTACCCGTGGCCTTGATCCATTGGGAGGGCGATGACGAGTTTCCCGCGTACAGTAAGATCCTGTACGACGTGTCCGCCAGCAACTACATGCCGACCCACGGACTGGCCGCCTTGACCGACTTCCTCCTGCACAAACTCGCCGAACCGTAG